One part of the Sporosarcina ureae genome encodes these proteins:
- the fabG gene encoding 3-oxoacyl-ACP reductase FabG, with product MGKLVDKIAVVTGAAQGIGEKIAERLLDDGAVVIILDVNFEKLERTASALDASGDKVHPMKCNVADPEDVATTFSAIYEKFSQVDILVNNAGITRDSFFHKMTAEQWHSVLDVNLSSMFYTCQAVIPQMRAQQYGKIVNVSSSSSWGNMGQANYSASKAGVLGLTRTLAKENGSKQITVNAIAPGQINTDMTKDLPEDVKRMATLLTPAGRMGDPAEVASVVSFLTSDDSSFVNGECISVSGGFLMV from the coding sequence ATGGGGAAATTAGTAGATAAAATCGCAGTCGTAACAGGCGCAGCACAAGGAATCGGAGAGAAAATAGCAGAGCGTTTACTCGATGACGGGGCAGTAGTAATTATTTTGGATGTCAATTTTGAAAAGTTGGAACGAACCGCTTCCGCGTTGGACGCTTCAGGTGATAAGGTCCACCCTATGAAGTGTAATGTAGCCGATCCAGAAGATGTGGCGACAACATTTTCTGCTATTTATGAAAAGTTCAGTCAAGTGGATATTCTAGTGAATAATGCAGGGATTACGAGAGACTCATTCTTCCATAAAATGACGGCCGAACAATGGCACTCTGTACTCGACGTCAATCTCAGCAGCATGTTCTACACGTGCCAAGCGGTCATTCCACAAATGCGTGCACAGCAATATGGAAAAATTGTCAATGTATCCTCGTCTTCGAGTTGGGGCAATATGGGACAGGCGAATTACAGTGCGTCAAAAGCTGGAGTGCTTGGTTTAACGAGGACGTTAGCCAAGGAAAATGGCAGTAAGCAGATTACGGTAAATGCCATTGCGCCAGGGCAGATCAATACAGATATGACGAAGGACTTGCCAGAAGACGTTAAGAGAATGGCAACACTGTTAACACCAGCGGGTCGTATGGGAGATCCTGCGGAAGTGGCATCCGTTGTTTCCTTCTTGACTTCCGATGATTCGAGTTTTGTCAATGGTGAGTGTATTAGCGTCAGTGGCGGATTTTTAATGGTTTGA
- the hslO gene encoding Hsp33 family molecular chaperone HslO, translating to MNDYLVKAVAYQNQVRAYAVNSTTTVAEAQRRHAAWPTAADALGRSMTAGLILGSMLKGEEKISVKINGGGPLGTIIVASNAKGEVRGYVSHPQTDVELNEVGKAVGTNGLLTVSKDVGLTYPFVGQIPLISGEIGEDYTSYLSKSEQTASAVGVGVLVNPDNTVKAAGGFIIQLMPGADEEVMSKIEERMKVIAPLSSMIEEGSTPEQILEHVLGPEHVTVLESMPVQFQCQCSMERITNAIISLGSEEIEDMIQTDGQAEVNCHFCNETYHFDTEHLEALKEVAL from the coding sequence ATGAATGATTATTTGGTAAAAGCGGTAGCTTATCAAAATCAAGTGCGCGCGTACGCTGTGAACTCAACTACAACTGTAGCGGAAGCACAGCGACGACATGCGGCTTGGCCAACAGCCGCAGATGCCCTTGGACGTTCAATGACTGCTGGTTTAATTCTAGGCTCTATGTTAAAGGGCGAGGAGAAAATATCAGTAAAAATTAACGGTGGCGGCCCACTCGGTACAATTATTGTGGCTTCGAACGCCAAAGGTGAAGTTCGAGGATATGTCTCGCATCCCCAAACCGACGTAGAATTGAACGAAGTCGGAAAGGCAGTCGGCACAAATGGATTGCTAACGGTCTCAAAAGACGTGGGGCTAACATATCCTTTCGTAGGACAAATCCCACTCATTTCCGGGGAAATTGGAGAAGACTATACATCGTATCTTTCTAAATCTGAACAAACCGCATCTGCTGTCGGAGTTGGCGTGTTAGTAAATCCTGATAATACGGTGAAAGCGGCAGGTGGCTTCATCATTCAACTCATGCCAGGCGCAGATGAAGAAGTGATGAGTAAGATTGAAGAACGCATGAAAGTAATTGCGCCACTCTCTTCCATGATCGAAGAAGGCAGTACACCCGAACAAATACTTGAGCACGTGTTAGGTCCGGAACATGTCACCGTGTTAGAAAGCATGCCCGTTCAATTTCAGTGTCAATGCTCTATGGAGCGAATCACTAATGCGATTATCAGCTTAGGTAGCGAAGAAATTGAAGACATGATTCAAACAGATGGACAGGCCGAAGTGAATTGTCATTTCTGCAATGAAACCTATCACTTCGATACTGAGCATTTGGAAGCACTGAAAGAAGTCGCTTTATAA
- a CDS encoding DUF896 domain-containing protein translates to MINQLGRINELAKKQREEGLTNAEVVEQTVLRQDYLREIRGQVMGTFSGLTVIDPLGNDVTPEKLRETKLN, encoded by the coding sequence ATGATTAATCAATTAGGTCGTATTAATGAATTAGCTAAAAAACAGCGTGAAGAAGGCTTAACAAATGCTGAAGTAGTGGAGCAGACAGTATTGCGTCAAGATTACTTACGTGAAATCCGTGGGCAAGTCATGGGCACATTTTCAGGTTTAACCGTCATCGATCCGCTTGGAAATGATGTCACACCCGAAAAATTACGTGAAACAAAGCTAAACTAA
- a CDS encoding LLM class oxidoreductase: protein MKSFQSHQGFVRTFKENTLTLGITFPMDLAVDYHMPLDLAEQMKLAKQAEDAGFAALYVRDSPLYDPNFGDNGVKHDPFQLLAFVSAHTSKIALGTASVVTTLRHPLHLAKSAASLDDISNQRLLLGVATGDRPIEFPAFKVNRDQRDELFRESVDVMKTLWKESFPTIQSERVGLEAGDVIPKPLVSKIPILGTGYSGQTIEWLAKNTDGWMFYAQEANRQQELIKLWRQATTEFKPFIQPLTIHLSDKPNASPRPIPIKVGFTSGHQFLIDYLYALQDIGVNHVVLAIRNEDRPITEVIQELQEFVVPHFSAHNKK from the coding sequence ATGAAATCATTTCAATCGCATCAAGGCTTCGTGCGCACATTTAAAGAAAATACATTAACATTGGGCATTACATTCCCTATGGATCTTGCTGTTGATTATCATATGCCACTGGATCTAGCCGAACAAATGAAGCTGGCCAAGCAAGCTGAAGATGCGGGATTTGCGGCATTGTATGTCAGAGATTCGCCTCTTTACGATCCGAACTTTGGAGATAATGGCGTCAAGCATGATCCATTTCAACTTCTCGCATTTGTAAGTGCGCATACAAGTAAAATCGCGCTAGGCACAGCAAGTGTCGTCACGACGTTGCGGCACCCACTTCACTTGGCGAAATCAGCTGCTTCATTAGATGATATATCTAACCAGCGCTTATTACTGGGTGTTGCCACTGGCGATCGGCCAATTGAATTCCCAGCATTTAAAGTGAACCGAGATCAACGTGATGAATTGTTTAGAGAGTCTGTAGACGTAATGAAAACATTATGGAAAGAATCTTTCCCTACGATCCAGTCTGAACGTGTTGGACTCGAAGCAGGTGATGTGATTCCTAAGCCATTAGTATCTAAAATTCCGATTTTAGGTACCGGGTATTCCGGACAAACGATCGAATGGTTAGCTAAGAATACAGACGGTTGGATGTTTTATGCCCAAGAAGCCAATCGCCAACAAGAGTTGATCAAGCTATGGCGTCAAGCGACAACTGAATTTAAACCGTTCATACAGCCCCTAACTATACATTTATCAGACAAACCCAATGCGTCGCCTAGACCGATTCCAATAAAAGTTGGCTTCACATCGGGTCACCAGTTTTTAATCGATTATTTGTATGCACTACAAGATATCGGAGTCAACCACGTCGTTCTGGCAATTCGTAACGAAGACCGTCCGATAACAGAAGTGATACAAGAGCTGCAAGAATTTGTCGTACCACATTTTAGTGCACATAATAAAAAATAA
- a CDS encoding RrF2 family transcriptional regulator, translating into MQMKTGVEQSLYAILILNLLPDRAVLPGEAISQQLHASPTYTQKILRKLVSADLITSVPGVKGGFKLNKKPEEICVYDIYLAIEGKQSLYSPSGVFHDMLNVEEDRDCALIALMTEAENSWKSILKRETVASLYEGINKDYNPKVQALQEWLKVKMV; encoded by the coding sequence ATGCAAATGAAAACCGGAGTGGAACAATCCTTATATGCCATTCTCATCCTGAATTTGCTGCCAGATAGAGCAGTATTACCAGGTGAAGCAATTAGTCAACAACTTCATGCATCGCCAACATATACGCAGAAAATATTGCGGAAATTAGTCAGCGCGGACTTGATCACATCTGTTCCTGGAGTGAAGGGTGGATTTAAGTTAAATAAAAAGCCTGAAGAGATTTGTGTATATGATATTTATCTAGCGATTGAAGGCAAACAATCACTTTATTCTCCAAGTGGCGTTTTCCATGACATGCTTAACGTAGAAGAAGATCGTGACTGTGCATTAATCGCTTTAATGACAGAAGCCGAAAATTCGTGGAAATCTATTCTAAAACGCGAAACGGTTGCGTCACTCTATGAGGGAATAAATAAAGACTATAATCCGAAAGTACAAGCACTGCAAGAATGGCTGAAGGTAAAAATGGTGTGA
- a CDS encoding D-alanyl-D-alanine carboxypeptidase family protein: MKKLILVLLICLGIYAVVTQWNDVQIIDDNWSATSKAMILLNAETGEVLYEKNSKKPLPIASMTKLMTQYIVLNTIKNGMISWETTYQPSATVLDMAQFASASKLGMKANENYTVRELFTAMTVISANDAALALAEIVAGTEENFVAIMNEQARAFRLKKTVFFNPHGLDGTYLGRGENKNNLASAHEMAIMADRLIKKHPEVLEFTRMTHFMSRDGMKMWNTNLLLPGMRMQMDGIDGLKTGYTDAAGSCFTGSGIFNGQRVITVLIGVEEVDGNNSEPRFNVTRELITRYVK; this comes from the coding sequence ATGAAGAAGCTGATATTGGTCCTACTCATCTGTTTAGGAATCTATGCAGTCGTCACGCAATGGAACGACGTACAAATAATAGATGACAATTGGAGCGCCACTTCCAAAGCTATGATTCTTTTAAACGCAGAGACAGGTGAAGTGTTATATGAAAAAAATAGTAAAAAACCTTTACCGATCGCAAGCATGACCAAGTTAATGACGCAATATATTGTCTTGAATACGATTAAGAATGGGATGATCTCCTGGGAAACCACTTATCAACCAAGTGCCACTGTGCTAGATATGGCACAGTTTGCGAGCGCTTCTAAACTAGGGATGAAAGCAAATGAAAACTATACAGTACGTGAACTTTTTACTGCGATGACCGTCATTTCAGCAAATGATGCAGCTCTTGCGTTGGCTGAGATCGTGGCAGGAACGGAAGAAAATTTCGTTGCGATCATGAATGAACAAGCACGCGCCTTTAGATTAAAGAAAACGGTTTTCTTCAATCCACACGGTTTGGATGGCACTTATCTCGGTAGAGGCGAGAACAAGAACAACTTAGCGTCAGCTCACGAAATGGCAATCATGGCAGATCGGCTTATTAAAAAGCATCCTGAAGTACTCGAATTCACCCGCATGACGCACTTCATGTCTAGAGACGGAATGAAGATGTGGAATACAAATTTACTGTTACCGGGTATGCGCATGCAAATGGATGGCATTGATGGATTGAAGACGGGGTATACCGATGCGGCAGGTTCTTGTTTTACAGGAAGTGGAATCTTCAATGGACAGCGTGTGATTACTGTTTTGATTGGAGTGGAAGAAGTCGACGGAAACAATTCAGAGCCGCGTTTTAATGTAACGAGGGAACTGATTACTCGTTATGTAAAATGA
- a CDS encoding YhgE/Pip domain-containing protein, with the protein MPVAIVNEDEGAMVRDKHINVGEELIKTLQNNKEMDWSFTTSQEAMDGVEYGDYFAAIFIPKDFSSKLATVTSGEPEKAEIHYFVNEKLNSIAPKITEKGASVIVDKVSRRFISTVNGVVLDLFNELGIEIEKDLPDIQKFEQYIFDIQKQLPTIHQTLEGIVTDANSAQHIINKAQQLLPEAKRTTNSGLKTINDTIDQLTTAQNRLEAAAPRIRTDLEKIVAITNETNDFLKQIQQLSLDFTEWNRAKQAVDDRVTGSMEKLEGLELDLLNIKNVAEQLNGEQSAATDAALLKIDNLKNLLNEIQQHARTMDTLVQGEEEQLRNSLNDLQKIAENTTIQGSSFLKEYSDTIEPYIRKQISGALKTLTSAKTLLTEVQASIPKVQQTLLSADQHLTQGKQQVENALNQYPYVYGKVNKLANRIKDIQGETDINEIIDLLRNDPQAERSFFEEPILLKETKLFPIENYGTGMTPFYTVLSIWVGCLLLISLLSTDISREGTFTSRQIYVGRLFTFGLIGCIQTLIVTIGDLVLLGVTVKEPVLFILFGVLISVVFMSIVYTLVSVFGDVGKAMAIVLLVLQIAGSGGTYPIMLLPSFFQWINPFLPFTYAIDLMREAVGGIVWARALKDMLFLAVVGIALISFGVLFKEKMNKASDHLLAKSRETDLFH; encoded by the coding sequence TTGCCTGTGGCGATTGTCAATGAAGATGAAGGCGCGATGGTACGTGACAAACACATTAATGTCGGTGAAGAATTGATCAAAACGTTACAAAATAATAAAGAGATGGATTGGTCGTTCACCACAAGCCAAGAAGCGATGGACGGTGTAGAATATGGTGACTATTTTGCGGCGATTTTTATTCCAAAAGATTTCTCCAGCAAATTGGCGACAGTCACTTCAGGTGAGCCTGAAAAAGCAGAAATTCATTACTTCGTCAATGAAAAGTTGAATTCTATCGCACCAAAAATCACAGAAAAAGGCGCTTCTGTCATTGTCGACAAAGTAAGCCGCCGCTTTATTTCTACTGTGAATGGCGTAGTACTCGATTTATTTAATGAACTGGGAATAGAAATCGAGAAGGATTTACCTGACATTCAGAAATTCGAACAATATATTTTTGACATTCAGAAGCAATTACCTACGATTCATCAGACGCTAGAAGGAATCGTGACGGATGCGAACTCTGCGCAGCACATCATCAACAAAGCGCAACAGCTACTGCCTGAGGCGAAACGCACTACGAATTCAGGACTAAAAACGATAAACGATACGATCGATCAGCTGACAACAGCGCAGAATCGACTAGAAGCGGCTGCACCGCGTATTAGAACAGATTTGGAGAAAATAGTTGCTATTACGAATGAAACGAACGATTTCCTCAAACAAATTCAGCAATTATCACTTGACTTTACTGAATGGAATCGTGCGAAACAAGCAGTGGACGATCGCGTAACAGGCAGTATGGAAAAACTAGAAGGCCTTGAGCTAGACCTTCTGAATATAAAGAATGTAGCTGAACAATTGAATGGTGAACAATCGGCTGCAACAGACGCCGCTCTACTTAAAATCGATAATCTAAAGAATTTGCTAAATGAAATTCAACAACATGCACGCACAATGGACACGCTTGTGCAAGGTGAAGAAGAACAGCTACGCAATAGTCTAAATGACTTGCAAAAGATTGCTGAAAACACAACCATCCAAGGCAGTTCATTCCTAAAAGAATATAGCGACACGATAGAACCTTACATTCGCAAACAAATATCCGGGGCATTGAAAACATTAACTAGTGCCAAAACGCTACTGACAGAAGTACAAGCCTCCATTCCTAAAGTACAGCAAACATTACTTAGTGCGGATCAACACTTGACGCAAGGTAAACAACAAGTCGAGAACGCGCTAAATCAATACCCATACGTATATGGTAAGGTGAACAAGCTCGCAAATCGCATCAAAGACATTCAAGGCGAAACGGATATTAATGAAATTATTGATTTACTGCGAAATGATCCGCAAGCAGAACGCAGCTTCTTTGAGGAACCAATTCTACTGAAAGAAACGAAGCTATTTCCAATCGAAAACTATGGAACGGGAATGACACCGTTTTATACAGTGCTTTCGATTTGGGTCGGTTGTTTATTGTTAATTTCCTTACTATCCACGGATATTAGCCGGGAAGGTACATTCACATCAAGACAAATTTATGTAGGTCGGTTATTTACTTTCGGTTTAATTGGTTGTATACAGACACTCATCGTGACGATTGGAGATTTGGTGCTACTGGGTGTCACAGTCAAAGAGCCGGTATTATTCATTTTATTTGGTGTTTTGATCAGCGTAGTGTTCATGTCGATCGTCTATACGCTTGTTTCAGTTTTCGGAGATGTTGGTAAAGCAATGGCTATCGTCTTACTCGTGCTGCAGATTGCAGGTTCAGGTGGCACGTATCCGATTATGCTTCTCCCCTCCTTTTTCCAGTGGATCAATCCTTTCTTACCCTTTACGTACGCAATTGATCTGATGAGAGAGGCAGTTGGCGGAATCGTCTGGGCACGTGCTTTAAAAGATATGCTGTTTTTAGCGGTCGTTGGAATAGCCTTAATTAGTTTCGGTGTTTTATTCAAAGAAAAAATGAATAAAGCAAGCGACCATCTTTTGGCGAAATCACGTGAGACCGATTTATTTCACTGA
- a CDS encoding DUF5050 domain-containing protein produces the protein MKRWIRLIVVILFVGLLFPNVLSSKVSALDDVKGDNHFVNSFAAKDGSNYYVNRGHLEDMTLGIYKVSNDMKKFRLIKQGNYTNIQLYKNTMVIFNDDVNKLQRFSFDGTLVREYPQVTSSNFLIDHDRIYYHTGRNVFEININGQGNKHLYTSEGTIQEFSVHNGWLYYTYLIPTVPLPYDYSMSFARFKISTPQQVVPIISKVSNIDSIIVRDGYIYSVIHQTSTMNGRYLYRMNYSGDFLQRISTVDTTALFIGTKYVYFVDNTGTYRQYFYRMDKDGKNAVKVGDLTGSKLSAEYHNAAFYFEIQNVQQDTFYLRRILQTR, from the coding sequence ATGAAACGCTGGATACGGTTAATAGTCGTCATCCTGTTTGTCGGTTTGCTATTCCCCAATGTACTATCATCAAAAGTTAGTGCGTTAGATGATGTAAAAGGAGATAATCATTTCGTTAATAGTTTTGCTGCTAAAGACGGAAGCAATTACTATGTAAATAGAGGACATCTAGAGGATATGACACTGGGTATATATAAGGTCAGTAATGATATGAAGAAGTTTCGCTTGATCAAGCAAGGAAACTATACCAATATCCAATTATATAAAAACACGATGGTTATATTTAATGATGATGTAAATAAGCTGCAGCGGTTTTCTTTTGATGGGACCCTCGTTAGGGAATATCCTCAAGTGACCAGTAGCAACTTCTTGATTGATCACGATAGAATTTATTATCATACAGGGCGCAATGTTTTTGAGATCAATATAAACGGTCAAGGAAATAAGCATCTGTATACATCCGAAGGCACCATTCAAGAATTCTCGGTCCACAACGGCTGGCTCTACTATACGTACTTGATACCTACTGTTCCTCTGCCCTATGACTATTCAATGAGTTTTGCCAGATTCAAAATATCTACTCCTCAACAAGTCGTTCCAATCATTAGTAAAGTAAGTAACATTGATTCAATAATTGTTCGGGATGGGTATATTTATTCCGTTATTCATCAAACCTCTACAATGAATGGCAGATATTTGTACCGAATGAATTATAGCGGTGACTTCTTACAACGCATATCTACTGTTGACACGACTGCATTATTCATTGGCACAAAATACGTGTATTTCGTCGATAACACCGGAACCTATAGACAGTATTTCTATCGAATGGATAAGGATGGAAAGAATGCCGTGAAGGTAGGAGATTTGACCGGTTCCAAGCTTAGCGCAGAGTACCATAACGCAGCCTTTTATTTTGAAATTCAAAATGTTCAACAAGATACTTTTTATTTGCGTAGAATTTTACAGACGCGCTGA
- a CDS encoding hexameric tyrosine-coordinated heme protein, with product MANWLTSLQTDTPQEGFELAITLARKGVAYTQTSPEVREKLRPEYAENADSLTKASHVIAVHFQTISAANNYWK from the coding sequence ATGGCGAACTGGCTTACAAGTTTACAAACAGACACACCGCAAGAAGGTTTTGAACTGGCTATCACATTGGCTAGAAAAGGAGTCGCTTACACACAAACATCTCCGGAAGTAAGGGAAAAACTACGCCCTGAGTATGCAGAAAATGCAGATAGCTTAACTAAAGCATCACATGTCATCGCTGTTCATTTCCAGACGATTTCAGCAGCGAATAATTATTGGAAGTAA
- a CDS encoding alpha/beta-type small acid-soluble spore protein, translated as MPNNNSSNNSNQLLVPGVQQAINQMKEEIANEFGVNLGPDSTSRANGSVGGEITKRLVRQAQSQMNGNME; from the coding sequence ATGCCAAACAACAACAGCAGCAACAACTCAAACCAACTTTTAGTTCCAGGCGTACAACAGGCGATCAACCAAATGAAGGAAGAAATCGCTAATGAATTCGGTGTAAACCTTGGACCAGACTCCACATCGCGTGCCAACGGATCCGTCGGCGGAGAAATTACAAAGCGATTAGTGCGTCAGGCTCAATCACAAATGAACGGTAATATGGAATAA
- a CDS encoding aspartyl-phosphate phosphatase Spo0E family protein — protein sequence MYNKANRFGFTHPSVVKCSHKLDHLLNRAQGICS from the coding sequence ATGTACAATAAAGCAAATCGTTTTGGATTTACACATCCGAGTGTTGTAAAATGTAGTCACAAACTGGATCATTTATTGAACAGAGCACAAGGAATTTGTTCCTAA
- a CDS encoding ATP-binding protein, translating into MTNFNEESIKRKAELQPNDLKKVVDYSVFSFDSTEHVEKLTNIIGQQRARSVMNFGLHVNKPGYNLYVAGTEGVGKTSFVTTVVQDFSKKEAKLFDWCYVNNFEDEYKPKVLKLPVGLGNQLKKSMEQLLNDLKVDIPNAFSENNRQKNRTSIIQKYKEKMDLVYKQTNEIATENGFILKQSDSTVATIPMGEDGQPITEEAYGALDDQQRAAIEENSAKLQEIILEATKTILHFEQELKKSLTGFDHQTAITTIDFHIDELKKDYKDCPEVVRYLKTVRKDLANNFQVFLPNPTKKDEKQLGNLFKDENQALNKYTINVLVDNSDTTGMPVITADNPTFYNLIGKVEYENRMGVMSTDFTKIKPGYLHDANGGYLLIQAKDIFSKSQAWEGLKRALLIHKLQIENIGEHASIIATASVNPDPIPLDVKIIIIGNMNIYQALYQHDEDFRKLFKIRVDFDVEMKYNQENIAGLISFIHTHCKKHGLRHFDPSAVAKIIEYSSRIAGDQRKLSTRFNLQVELIYEADAWASIMGDDLVSEVHIEKAIEEKRYRSNLYEEKIQASIDEGSILIDTDGGKIGQVNGLAVYNLGQYQFGKPSRITATTFMGKKGFVNIERESQLSGNTHNKGVYILGGYLGQKFAQKYPLVLTAHIAFEQSYGGVDGDSASSTELYAILSSLAEIPIDQGLAVTGSVNQNGEIQPIGGVNEKVEGFYNVCKNRGLTGKQGVLIPHQNVKNLMLNDEIIESVREGQFHIYKVRTIEEGIEILTGIAAGQPNELGEYDEDTVYGKVSEKLRMFMEFAKEQEK; encoded by the coding sequence TTGACAAATTTCAATGAAGAGTCCATTAAACGAAAAGCTGAATTACAACCGAATGACTTGAAGAAGGTAGTAGATTACTCCGTATTTTCATTCGACTCTACGGAACATGTAGAAAAGCTGACGAATATTATCGGTCAACAACGGGCACGATCTGTGATGAATTTCGGCTTGCATGTCAATAAACCCGGATATAATCTATATGTCGCAGGGACAGAAGGTGTCGGAAAAACTTCTTTTGTTACTACCGTAGTACAGGACTTTTCAAAAAAAGAAGCTAAACTTTTTGATTGGTGTTATGTCAATAACTTCGAGGATGAGTACAAACCTAAAGTATTGAAGCTTCCTGTCGGATTAGGCAATCAACTCAAAAAATCGATGGAGCAGCTATTAAATGATTTAAAAGTAGATATTCCGAATGCGTTTAGTGAAAACAACCGACAAAAAAATCGTACATCCATCATCCAGAAATATAAAGAAAAAATGGACCTAGTATATAAACAAACAAATGAAATAGCTACAGAGAATGGATTTATACTGAAACAAAGTGACTCAACAGTCGCTACCATTCCGATGGGCGAAGATGGACAACCAATAACCGAAGAAGCCTACGGCGCTTTAGATGATCAACAACGAGCTGCTATTGAAGAAAACTCTGCCAAACTACAGGAAATCATATTGGAAGCGACGAAAACTATACTCCATTTCGAGCAGGAGTTGAAGAAATCATTAACAGGATTTGACCATCAGACGGCCATTACGACAATCGATTTTCACATTGATGAGCTAAAAAAAGACTATAAAGACTGTCCAGAAGTCGTTCGTTATTTAAAAACCGTCAGAAAAGATTTAGCGAATAATTTCCAAGTGTTCCTGCCGAATCCAACGAAAAAAGATGAAAAGCAGTTAGGTAATCTGTTTAAAGACGAAAACCAAGCACTTAATAAGTATACAATCAACGTACTCGTTGATAATAGCGATACTACAGGTATGCCCGTAATAACAGCTGATAACCCTACTTTTTATAATCTGATCGGTAAAGTAGAATATGAAAACCGAATGGGTGTCATGAGCACTGATTTCACGAAGATAAAACCTGGCTACTTACATGACGCAAATGGCGGATATCTTCTCATTCAAGCGAAAGATATTTTTTCAAAGAGCCAAGCATGGGAAGGTTTAAAAAGAGCATTATTAATTCATAAACTTCAAATTGAAAATATAGGCGAGCATGCTAGTATAATTGCGACAGCATCGGTAAACCCAGATCCCATTCCACTCGATGTAAAAATTATTATCATTGGCAATATGAATATTTATCAAGCCCTTTATCAACACGATGAAGATTTCCGTAAATTATTTAAGATACGCGTAGATTTTGATGTAGAAATGAAATACAACCAAGAGAATATTGCAGGATTGATTAGCTTTATTCACACGCATTGTAAAAAGCACGGACTGCGACATTTTGACCCTTCCGCTGTCGCAAAGATTATAGAATACAGCTCACGTATTGCGGGTGATCAACGCAAATTATCCACACGATTTAATCTGCAAGTCGAATTGATTTACGAGGCGGATGCATGGGCCAGCATAATGGGAGATGACCTAGTTTCCGAAGTGCATATTGAAAAGGCAATTGAAGAAAAAAGATATCGCTCCAATTTATATGAGGAAAAGATTCAAGCGAGCATCGATGAAGGGAGTATTCTAATTGATACGGACGGAGGGAAAATTGGACAAGTGAATGGCTTGGCTGTTTACAACTTAGGACAATACCAATTCGGCAAACCTTCACGTATTACGGCTACCACTTTTATGGGCAAAAAAGGCTTTGTCAATATTGAAAGGGAAAGCCAGTTGAGTGGCAATACGCATAATAAAGGTGTCTATATATTAGGTGGCTATTTAGGACAAAAGTTTGCACAAAAGTATCCATTAGTATTGACTGCACACATCGCGTTTGAACAGTCTTATGGCGGCGTAGATGGAGATAGCGCTTCAAGTACAGAGCTTTATGCGATTTTGTCTAGCCTAGCAGAAATTCCAATCGATCAAGGATTGGCTGTAACCGGCTCCGTCAATCAAAATGGCGAAATCCAACCAATAGGTGGCGTGAATGAAAAAGTAGAAGGCTTTTATAATGTATGTAAAAATAGAGGACTTACAGGCAAGCAAGGCGTACTCATCCCTCACCAAAACGTGAAGAACTTAATGCTAAACGATGAAATCATTGAATCTGTACGTGAAGGACAATTCCATATTTATAAAGTGCGAACGATTGAAGAAGGAATAGAAATTTTAACCGGTATAGCGGCTGGACAACCGAATGAACTTGGAGAGTATGATGAAGATACGGTCTATGGCAAGGTATCCGAGAAATTACGGATGTTTATGGAATTTGCGAAGGAACAAGAGAAATAA
- a CDS encoding YnfA family protein, producing the protein MFYAVILFIVAGLAEIGGGYLIWLWLREGRPFYWGIGGGIILALYGVVATFQHFPSFGRVYAAYGGVFIVLSVLWGWGVDKKVPDLYDWIGAGICVIGVAIILFAPRH; encoded by the coding sequence ATTTTCTACGCTGTAATTTTATTTATAGTAGCGGGGTTGGCTGAGATTGGCGGAGGCTATTTAATTTGGTTGTGGTTAAGAGAAGGCAGACCTTTTTACTGGGGAATAGGTGGAGGAATTATTCTAGCACTATATGGTGTGGTCGCTACGTTTCAGCATTTCCCGTCATTCGGGAGAGTATATGCTGCATATGGCGGTGTCTTTATAGTCCTATCCGTTTTATGGGGATGGGGAGTGGATAAAAAAGTGCCGGATTTATATGATTGGATAGGTGCTGGCATATGCGTAATAGGGGTTGCCATCATATTGTTCGCTCCACGGCATTAA